Proteins from a genomic interval of Bradyrhizobium sp. CCBAU 53340:
- a CDS encoding SH3 domain-containing protein has product MALGRFCSVMALVCTWWSASVGPSHSAKDTTPQTASGLPVPRYVSLKSDHVNVRAGPTKDNDVAWVYTRAGLPVEITAEFENWRRVRDSEGAEGWVYHSLLSGRRTAVVTMKHKDDLAPIYDRADPDSAVAAKLQAGVVTQVKKCTTSWCHVTGNGFDGWIQQERLWGVYADEQVN; this is encoded by the coding sequence ATGGCGTTGGGGCGTTTTTGTTCGGTGATGGCGCTCGTTTGCACCTGGTGGAGCGCCTCGGTGGGCCCCTCGCATTCGGCCAAGGACACCACCCCCCAGACCGCCAGCGGTCTGCCGGTGCCGCGCTATGTCAGCCTGAAATCGGACCACGTGAACGTCCGCGCCGGCCCGACCAAGGACAATGACGTGGCCTGGGTCTATACCCGCGCCGGCCTGCCGGTCGAAATCACCGCCGAGTTCGAGAACTGGCGCCGCGTGCGCGATTCCGAAGGTGCCGAGGGCTGGGTCTATCACTCGCTGCTGTCGGGCCGCCGCACTGCGGTGGTCACCATGAAGCACAAGGACGACCTCGCGCCGATCTACGATCGTGCCGATCCCGACAGTGCGGTGGCCGCAAAACTCCAGGCCGGCGTCGTCACGCAGGTGAAAAAATGCACCACCAGCTGGTGCCACGTCACCGGCAACGGTTTTGACGGCTGGATCCAGCAGGAGCGCCTTTGGGGCGTCTACGCCGACGAGCAGGTGAACTGA
- a CDS encoding D-glycerate dehydrogenase yields the protein MSVKKKPLVVVTRKLPDSIETRMRELFDARINLDDTPMSPEQLAEAARSADILVPTVTDHISADIVNQPDCKLKLIANFGNGVDNIDVAAAHARGITVTNTPKVLTEDTADMTMALILAVPRRMIEGASVLTEGKPWAGWSPTWMLGHRIGGKRLGIIGMGRIGQAVARRARAFGLQIHYHNRRPVAPKIAEELGATYWESLDQMLARMDIISVNCPHTPATYHLLSARRLKLIRKDAYIVNTARGEVTDEDTLIKLIEGGEIGGAALDVYEHEPAVNPKLVRLAKAGKVILMPHMGSATIEGRVEMGEKVIINIRTFLDAHKPPDRVLPSML from the coding sequence ATGTCGGTGAAGAAGAAGCCCCTCGTCGTCGTGACGCGCAAATTGCCGGACTCGATCGAAACCCGGATGCGCGAGCTGTTCGACGCACGCATCAATCTCGACGACACGCCGATGTCGCCCGAGCAGCTCGCCGAAGCCGCGCGCAGCGCCGACATCCTGGTTCCGACGGTGACCGATCACATCAGCGCCGACATCGTCAACCAGCCGGACTGCAAGCTGAAGCTGATCGCGAATTTCGGCAACGGCGTCGACAATATCGACGTCGCGGCGGCGCATGCCCGCGGCATCACCGTCACCAATACGCCGAAGGTCCTCACCGAAGACACCGCCGACATGACCATGGCGCTGATTCTGGCGGTGCCGCGCCGGATGATCGAAGGCGCCTCGGTGCTGACGGAAGGAAAACCCTGGGCCGGCTGGTCGCCAACCTGGATGCTCGGCCATCGCATCGGCGGCAAGCGCCTCGGCATCATCGGCATGGGCCGCATCGGCCAGGCGGTCGCACGCCGTGCCCGCGCCTTCGGCCTGCAGATCCACTATCACAACCGCCGTCCCGTCGCCCCGAAGATCGCCGAAGAGCTAGGGGCGACCTATTGGGAGAGCCTCGACCAGATGCTGGCGCGGATGGACATCATCTCGGTGAACTGTCCGCACACCCCGGCGACCTATCACCTGCTCTCGGCACGGCGGCTGAAGCTGATCCGCAAGGACGCCTACATCGTCAACACCGCGCGCGGCGAAGTCACCGACGAAGACACGCTGATCAAGCTGATCGAAGGCGGCGAGATCGGCGGCGCCGCCCTCGATGTCTACGAGCACGAGCCCGCGGTCAATCCGAAGCTGGTCCGGCTTGCGAAGGCCGGCAAGGTGATATTGATGCCGCATATGGGCTCGGCCACGATCGAGGGCCGCGTCGAGATGGGCGAGAAGGTCATCATCAACATTCGCACCTTCCTCGACGCCCACAAGCCGCCGGATCGCGTGCTGCCCAGCATGCTGTGA
- a CDS encoding LysR family transcriptional regulator codes for MSDPDLRDLDAFVAIARSRNFRRAAVEIRVSVSSLSQRLRDLEERLGVRLMNRTTRSVALTEAGELLLSKVAPALRDVGDALDQVRGLREVASGRLRINAPPPAVDLVLAPMVGPFLSEHPQVDLEIISESGFVDIVSGGYDAGVRYGEHLAQDMIAIPLSGPQRYVVVASPAYVARRGRPKHPKDLLDHDCIRARYSSGVMHDLEFEKAGQLVKVDPPAKLISTNMALAMRAALDGVGIWATLDGYVGDALKSGALVSLMEDWCEPFPGPFLYYPSRRQTPPALRAFIDFVADSRKRETRAK; via the coding sequence ATGTCCGATCCCGATTTGCGCGATCTCGACGCCTTCGTGGCGATCGCCCGCAGCCGCAATTTTCGCCGCGCGGCGGTTGAAATTCGCGTGTCGGTGTCGAGCCTTAGCCAGAGATTGCGGGACCTCGAGGAGCGTCTCGGCGTCCGCCTGATGAACCGCACCACCCGCAGCGTCGCCCTGACCGAGGCGGGCGAACTGCTGCTCTCAAAGGTGGCGCCGGCGCTGCGCGATGTCGGCGATGCGCTGGATCAGGTCCGGGGCTTGCGCGAAGTCGCCTCAGGTCGCCTACGCATCAATGCGCCACCGCCAGCGGTGGATCTGGTGCTGGCGCCAATGGTCGGTCCGTTTCTCAGCGAGCATCCGCAGGTCGATCTCGAAATCATCTCCGAGAGCGGCTTCGTTGACATCGTCAGTGGGGGCTATGACGCCGGCGTGCGCTATGGCGAACATCTCGCGCAGGACATGATCGCGATCCCGCTGAGCGGTCCGCAGCGCTATGTCGTCGTCGCTTCGCCTGCCTATGTCGCGCGCCGCGGCCGGCCAAAACATCCGAAGGATCTGCTCGATCATGATTGCATCCGCGCCCGCTACTCGAGCGGCGTCATGCATGATCTGGAGTTCGAGAAAGCCGGCCAGCTCGTGAAAGTCGATCCGCCCGCAAAGCTGATCTCGACCAATATGGCCCTTGCGATGCGCGCCGCGCTCGACGGCGTCGGCATCTGGGCCACGCTCGATGGCTATGTCGGTGATGCCTTAAAATCCGGCGCGCTTGTCAGTTTGATGGAGGACTGGTGCGAGCCTTTCCCGGGCCCGTTCTTGTACTATCCAAGCCGGCGCCAAACGCCGCCCGCTTTGCGCGCCTTCATCGATTTCGTCGCTGACAGCCGCAAGCGCGAGACCCGCGCGAAATAA
- a CDS encoding aldo/keto reductase: protein MEQRKLGSSGPNVSALGLGCMGMSEVYGPADRGEAIATVHAALDAGITLLDTGDFYAMGHNEMLLREALKEVSREKVQISVKYGALRGPAGDFIGMDTRPAATKNFLAYSLQRLGTDYIDVYRPARLDPNVPIEETIGGLADLVKAGYIRQIGLSEVRSDTIRRAHAAHPIVDLQIEYSLIERGIERDILKTCRELGIAITAYGVLARGLISGHWSKESGKVGRDYRLMTPRFQGSNLDTNLALVEQLRAIAGEIGATPAQVAIAWVAAQGKEIVPLVGARTRNRLTEALGATRVTLTPAHLATLAKAFPPNVAAGTRYAAEQMAHLDSEKPAMT, encoded by the coding sequence ATGGAACAGCGCAAACTCGGGTCGAGCGGCCCCAATGTCTCCGCCCTCGGCCTCGGTTGCATGGGCATGTCCGAGGTCTATGGGCCCGCCGATCGCGGCGAGGCCATCGCCACGGTTCACGCCGCGCTCGATGCCGGCATCACGCTGCTCGACACCGGCGATTTCTACGCCATGGGCCACAACGAGATGCTGCTGCGCGAGGCGCTGAAAGAAGTGTCGCGCGAAAAAGTGCAGATCAGCGTGAAGTATGGCGCGCTGCGTGGTCCGGCCGGCGACTTCATCGGAATGGACACGCGGCCAGCCGCGACGAAGAACTTCCTCGCCTATTCGCTGCAGCGGCTCGGCACCGACTACATCGACGTCTACCGCCCGGCGCGGCTCGATCCCAACGTGCCGATCGAAGAGACGATCGGTGGTCTCGCCGATCTCGTGAAGGCCGGCTACATCAGGCAGATCGGCCTGTCCGAGGTCCGCTCCGACACCATCCGTCGCGCACACGCCGCGCATCCGATCGTCGATCTCCAGATCGAATACTCGCTGATCGAGCGCGGCATCGAACGCGATATTTTGAAGACCTGCCGCGAGCTCGGCATCGCCATCACCGCCTATGGCGTGCTGGCGCGCGGCCTGATCAGCGGCCATTGGTCGAAGGAGTCAGGCAAGGTCGGCCGTGACTACCGTCTGATGACGCCACGCTTCCAGGGATCGAACCTCGATACGAATCTCGCGCTGGTGGAGCAGCTGCGCGCGATCGCCGGCGAGATCGGCGCAACGCCGGCACAGGTCGCGATCGCATGGGTCGCCGCGCAGGGCAAGGAGATCGTACCGCTGGTCGGCGCCCGCACGCGCAATCGCCTGACCGAAGCGCTCGGCGCGACCAGGGTGACGCTGACACCGGCGCATCTGGCCACGCTGGCAAAAGCCTTCCCGCCGAACGTTGCCGCCGGCACACGCTACGCGGCGGAACAGATGGCGCATCTCGACAGCGAGAAGCCGGCTATGACATAG